The stretch of DNA TCCAATATCTGATGCAAAAAGAGATTTTTGCGCCATTCGGTCTGAGGCTGTAGTGGTGCGATGTATGTTTTATTACTTTTAATTTAATAATTGGCGAAGCTTATGATCAAGATCAAAAGAGGTTTAGATCTGCCTATCGCTGGAGAGCCGGAACAAAAGATTTATGACGGCGTAACAGCGAGAACCGTTGCTATTATCGGTAGCGACTATGTGGGCATGAAGCCCACGATGGAGGTCAGGGAAGGCGACCGGGTTCGAAAAGGGCAGTTATTATTCACGGATAAAAAAACCGAAGGTGTCAGATATACAGCACCTGCAGCGGGCACAGTATCCGCTATTAACCGCGGTGAAAAGCGTGTGCTACAGTCGGTCGTTATTGATATTGACGGCGACGATGCTGAGACTTTCGAGAGTTATGATGCTGCTCAGCTTGCTGGCTTGACAGCGGCTCAAGTTGAACAAAACTTGGTTAACTCCGGGCTTTGGACGGCACTGCGCACCAGACCTTTTAGTAAGGTGCCTCAGCCAGGAACACAACCGATCTCAATTTTTGTTACTGCGATGGACAGCAACGCCCTGGCGGCTGATCCACAGGCTATTATCGCCGAACACAAGGCTGATTTCGTGGCAGGATTGGATTTGTTGGCGAAGTTAACGTCTGGCCCACTTTATCTGTGTAAAGCGCCCGGTGCAGATATACCAAGTGGTAACGCCTCTTCGATCCAGGTTGAAGAGTTTGCTGGCCCGCACCCGGCGGGATTGGTTGGCACACACATCCACTTTTTAGACCCAGCCTCTGAAAAAAGAACCGTGTGGCATATTGGTTATCAAGATGTCATTGCCGTAGGTAAGCTCTTCACTACCGGCCAGCTTTATACGGACCGCGTGGTTGCCTTAGCTGGGCCAAGAGTGGCACAACCACGCCTTATTCGCACCCGTATTGGCGCTAACTTGGAAGAGCTGATTGCCGGGCAGTGTGAACAGTCAGGTCAGGAAAATCGTCCTATCTCCGGTTCGATCCACTCTGGCCGCACGGCTCGTGGACCATTGGCTTATTTGGGGCGCTATCACAATCAAGTGTCAGTCGTTCAGGAAAATAGAACCCGTGATTTATTGGGCTACATGAGCCCCGGTGCCAACAAGCACTCGGTCATGAATATCTACCTTTCCAAGCTGCTCAAGAATAAGAAGTTCGCCATGACGACGACGACCAATGGTAGTCCACGGGCTATTGTTCCTGTTGGCGCCTACGAACAGGTCGTACCATTGGACATCTTGCCGACACATTTGCTGCGGTCTTTGGTTGTCGGTGATATTGAAATGGCGCAATCCTTGGGCTGCTTAGAGCTTGATGAAGAAGATTTAGCGCTTTGCACCTATGTCTGTCCGGGTAAATATGAGTTCGGGCCGATCTTGCGCAGCAATCTTGATCGAATTGAGAAAGAGGGTTAGGACATGGGCTTAAGAAAGATACTTGATAAAATTGAGCCGCATGTCACCAAAGGCGGCAAATACGAAAAGTGGTTCGCGTTATACGAAGCGACTGATACCTTTTTATACACACCGCCTTCGGTCACTAAAAATGCCTCGCATGTTAGAGATGGCATAGACCTTAAGCGCATCATGATCACCGTTTGGCTCTGTGCATTCCCAGCCATGTTTTTTGGGATGTGGAATCTAGGTCATCTGGCTAATGAAGCGATGGCAAGCATGGGTATTGCTGCCGTTGAAGGCTGGCGAGGTGGCTTGATTGAGTTGTTCGCAGGCTATGACCCTAACAGCATTTT from Pseudomonadales bacterium encodes:
- a CDS encoding Na(+)-translocating NADH-quinone reductase subunit A codes for the protein MIKIKRGLDLPIAGEPEQKIYDGVTARTVAIIGSDYVGMKPTMEVREGDRVRKGQLLFTDKKTEGVRYTAPAAGTVSAINRGEKRVLQSVVIDIDGDDAETFESYDAAQLAGLTAAQVEQNLVNSGLWTALRTRPFSKVPQPGTQPISIFVTAMDSNALAADPQAIIAEHKADFVAGLDLLAKLTSGPLYLCKAPGADIPSGNASSIQVEEFAGPHPAGLVGTHIHFLDPASEKRTVWHIGYQDVIAVGKLFTTGQLYTDRVVALAGPRVAQPRLIRTRIGANLEELIAGQCEQSGQENRPISGSIHSGRTARGPLAYLGRYHNQVSVVQENRTRDLLGYMSPGANKHSVMNIYLSKLLKNKKFAMTTTTNGSPRAIVPVGAYEQVVPLDILPTHLLRSLVVGDIEMAQSLGCLELDEEDLALCTYVCPGKYEFGPILRSNLDRIEKEG